A single window of Acanthopagrus latus isolate v.2019 chromosome 1, fAcaLat1.1, whole genome shotgun sequence DNA harbors:
- the zbtb45 gene encoding zinc finger and BTB domain-containing protein 45, whose amino-acid sequence MAPGTETVHYIHLHNSSQSVLEALRTQRREGLFCDVTVRIHDASLRAHACVLAAGSPFFQDKLLLGHSEISVPPLVPAETVKQLVDFMYSGSLVVLQSQALCILTAASILQIKTVIDECTQIISQRKAAAGAAAAAAAAAGRGMLGGVLPKQEERGDGKGTERGGSGSCSVGGGGGGGGYANFSNFMAECGASNMSGGLGGASVNVSESGPGPMEQANTVSLMALGDMGPGSMCGGDGLGSGPGTILMKQSPSCTQDVRYKLRDLLAQTANGASTSSTGNLSAGCSSGVGSVDSIGRDSLRGNTTDLSDDLVGMDRYSEEEDLDGRERGRDGDRDRGASHSRKQRQPLRLQVLGGEGVVVKDEGVQDTDGTVYALEDGRRDGGQEGSQETMAGFGQDFYDEQGVFSESFWPQSEPPQAMAFNPRGRVNKPLTPPPTTQSMNNQLLFQYPVSQSQPAPFYVGGPMGGIDNMAGTEPGQQAPPPAPMTPAPPPSTSSCSAGPSPSSQGSETSFDCTHCGKSLRSRKNYSKHMFIHSGQKPHQCSICWRSFSLRDYLLKHMVVHTGVRAFQCSMCGKRFTQKSSLNVHMRTHRAERTFQCNVCHRAFTHRTLLERHALQHAHHAPQAQGQGQGRGPDMTSPTKHSPPALGGPSGMAGAAGMVGGMANMPSHGASST is encoded by the exons ATGGCGCCTGGCACAGAGACCGTGCACTACATCCACCTTCACAACTCCAGCCAGTCAGTGCTGGAAGCCCTGCGCACGCAGCGGCGTGAGGGCCTCTTCTGTGATGTGACCGTGCGGATACACGATGCTTCACTGCGCGCCCACGCCTGCGTCTTGGCAGCCGGCAGCCCGTTCTTCCAGGACAAGCTGCTGCTGGGTCATTCTGAAATCTCTGTGCCACCGCTGGTGCCCGCCGAAACCGTGAAGCAGCTTGTGGATTTCATGTACAGCGGCTCGTTGGTAGTGCTGCAGTCGCAGGCCCTGTGCATCCTCACCGCTGCAAGCATCCTGCAGATCAAGACGGTCATTGACGAGTGTACCCAGATCATCTCTCAGAGGAAGGCCGCGGCCGgggccgctgctgctgctgcggctgccgCGGGTCGAGGGATGCTCGGAGGAGTTCTCCCTAAACAAGAAGAGCGTGGCGACGGgaaagggacagagagaggcggCAGTGGAAGCTGTTCtgttggtggtggaggtgggggcgGAGGTTACGCAAACTTCTCTAACTTCATGGCTGAATGCGGGGCTAGTAACATGAGCGGGGGGTTAGGGGGTGCCAGCGTCAATGTCAGTGAGAGTGGCCCAGGACCGATGGAGCAAGCCAACACCGTCAGTCTGATGGCGCTAGGCGACATGGGCCCCGGCTCCATGTGTGGCGGGGACGGTCTGGGCTCCGGGCCCGGCACAATCCTCATGAAGCAGAGCCCCAGCTGTACTCAGGACGTCAGGTACAAGCTCCGAGACCTGTTGGCGCAGACGGCCAACGGAGCCAGCACTAGTAGCACAGGGAACCTCTCGGCGGGCTGCAGCTCCGGTGTGGGCAGTGTGGACAGCATCGGCAGGGACAGCCTCCGCGGCAACACAACTGACCTCTCTGATGACCTGGTGGGGATGGACAGAtacagcgaggaggaggaccTGGACGGGAGAGAGCGGggaagagacggagacagagacagggggGCGAGCCACAGCCGCAAGCAGAGGCAGCCGCTCAGACTCCAG gtgctgggaggagagggagtggTGGTGAAAGATGAAGGTGTTCAGGACACAGATGGGACCGTCTATGCCTTGGAGGACGGGAGACGAGATGGGGGGCAGGAGGGCTCCCAGGAAACCATGGCAGGCTTTGGACAG gatTTCTACGATGAGCAGGGGGTGTTTTCGGAGAGTTTCTGGCCCCAGAGCGAGCCGCCTCAGGCCATGGCCTTCAACCCTAGAGGCAGGGTCAACAAGCCTCTGACTCCGCCTCCAACCACACAGTCCATGAACAACCAG CTTCTTTTCCAGTACCCAGTGAGCCAGTCGCAGCCCGCTCCGTTCTACGTGGGCGGGCCCATGGGTGGGATTGACAATATGGCGGGGACGGAGCCCGGTCAGCAGGCTCCGCCCCCTGCTCCGATGACCCCAGCCccgcctccctccacctcctcctgctctgcaggcccctccccttcctcccagGGATCTGAGACCTCGTTCGACTGCACGCACTGTGGCAAATCTTTACGTTCCAGGAAGAACTACAGCAAGCACATGTTCATCCACTCCG GTCAGAAACCTCATCAGTGCTCCATCTGCTGGCGCTCCTTCTCCCTGCGTGACTACCTCCTCAAACACATGGTGGTGCACACTGGAGTCAGGGCCTTCCAGTGCTCCATGTGCGGCAAGCGCTTCACCCAGAAAAGCTCGCTCAATGTGCACATGCGCACCCACCGTGCCGAGCGCACCTTCCAGTGCAACGTGTGCCACCGGGCCTTCACCCACCGCACCTTGCTGGAGCGCCACGCCCTGCAGCACGCCCACCACGCCCCCCAGGCCCAGGGCCAAGGCCAGGGGCGTGGGCCCGACATGACCTCACCTACCAAGCACAGTCCTCCGGCTCTGGGAGGGCCCTCAGGTATGGCTGGCGCGGCTGGCATGGTTGGTGGCATGGCCAACATGCCCAGCCACGGAGCTTCCTCCACctag